A region of the Gemmatimonadaceae bacterium genome:
CCCCCGCGCCGGGGGGGGCTGGGCGTCCGCCCCCCCCGCTTGTGGTGCGCGGCCCGGGGGTGGGGGGGGGGGGGGGGGCCCCCACGACGGGGGCTGGCGAGCCTCGGAGGGGTCTCCCGGGTTCGGAAACGCTACGCGTTCCGAAGCCGGGAGACCCCCTCCTCGTTCGCCAGCCCCCGTCGTGCGTCCAGCCATCTACGGTGCGTGGGCGCAGTAGCGCGTTCAGAGGTCGGATATCGGATGGCGCGGTGCTGCGCACTGGCGCGAGGTCAGACGAGCCGGCGCGGGGCGGCCGATGTCGCTGATTGGAGCGGGCGTCTTCAGAGATCGGATGTCCGCGGCGCGCTGCGCAGCAGCCGCGCCGCGAATCCGATGTCTGAACGCCAGATGTGCGAGGTCGGCCCCGCGTGGCGCCCGGAAGCGCGGCGGGGATCGGCGAACGAGGAGCGGGTCTCCCGGCTTCGGAACGCGTAGCGTTTCCGAACCCGGGAGACCGCTCCGAGGCTCGTCGATCCCCGCCGCGCGCACGCCACCAACCCAGCGCCGCGCGAAACTCAAAACCCGTTACTTGGGGAAGCCAGGCACCTGAATGGCCGGCATGAGGCGCAGCGCGTTCTGGTAGTAGACCTTCTTGAGCACCGGATCCGGCAGGTCGATGCCGTAGAGCTTCCAGAAGGCGTGGTAGTCGCGGTAGTAGTCGAAGTAGTCGTCCTTCGTCTCGAACACGCGCCAGTAGTACGGATACTCTTCCGGCTGGAACGAATCCTTGCCGAAGAGAATGCGATCCTGGTACTTCACGAAGAAGTCGTGCGCCACGCGCGGCTGGCGGCCGATGTCGTACAGCACCGCGCCGAGTTCGCCGTACACGTTCGGCATCTCGTCGAACATCTTGCCGAGGCGGGGCAGGTCGTTGGCGTGCCAGCCCATGTGCGCGGCAACGAAGATCGTCTTCGGGTTCGCCTTGAACAGATTGTCGCGCTCGGCCATGAGCGCTTCAAAGCTCGGATAGCGATCCTGCGGGTAGCGACGCTCGGGGAAGAGCGAGAGCTCCAGCCACCGCTCGTTCTTGTAGTCGATCACCGGCCGGAAAAATTCCTGCGGATCGGCGGTGTGAATGAACACCGGCAGCTTGAGACGCGCGGCCGCTTCCCACACCGGCTTGAGCTCCGGATCATCGAGCTTGAGGCGCGAGCCGTCGGCCTTCTTGGTGCTCAGACCGAAGCCCTTGCTGATCTCGCCGATGCCCACCGCGCCGGCCTTCGCATCGGCTTCGAGCTGCGCGACCGCCTTCTCGGCCCATCCCGGCGTGCCCACGCCATTGAAGTTGATGCCGGTGAGGTAGCGGACGCGGTCCTTCATCGTGGGCGAGTTCTTCACGAGCGTGACGCCCTTCACGAGCGCGTCGCCCGAGACCACGTTGGCCGCGATCATCAGCTGCACGTTGATCGAATCCAGCGTCGGGCCGAACCGCTCCAGCGCCTCGGGGCTGCCAAGCTGCGCGTTCGTCGGATGCCCATGGAAATCGATCACGGGGAACTTGGCCTTCCACTTCATCCCCACCGACGGCACGACCAGCGTGCTCTTGGGCCGATAGTCCACGATGCTCGGCACCGCGCCATCGGGCGCGAGGCAATTGCGCGGCCGGATCTCCGTCATGCCCGGCGGGCACTCTTCGCCAGGCTTGATCTGCGTGCCACCGCGGAACCCGCCCATGCCGCCGCGCCCCGCCGGCGGCTGCGTGGGCTGTTGAGCGAAAAGAGCCGCAGGAAACGCCAACGCGAGCAGAAGGGGACGACGCATGGGGAGATCCGGGTGGATGGGCCTACACAGTAACTGCCGGAATTACTTCTTGGCGGCCGGGGGGGCGACCGGCACCTTCGACGCCGTGTCCGCCGCGGGCGGCAGCTGCGGCATCGTGGGCTGACGGTCGAAGCCGAACACCTTGTCGCGACGCATCGCCGTGGCGATCGCCTTCGACTGCTGGTAGAGCGAGTCCGACGCCGCGGCATTCCCCGTGCCCGCGAGCGCCTCGGCGATCGTCACACCGGTGATGACGTAGAGGTCCGGGATGCCGACCGAGGCGTCGTCCACCCAGCCGTTGCGCGCGGAGAGCGACTTGGGCGCGGTGAAGACGTTCGACCACAGCTCCTTCGAGCGCGTCACGTCCATGAGCCCTTCACCCGGCACCATGACGATGTCCGCGCTCGGCTGCACCGGCTCCGGCATCAGCTTCTTCGCGAGCCCCTGCGTGACCACATAGCGCTCGAGGCCCAGCTCGTACGGATAGCTACCGGCGGTGCGGCTGAAGAACATCGGGCGATCGGGATACGCATCGCGGATCATGAAGTAGATCATCTGATCGGCCTTCATGAGCTGCTGCGAACGCGGCTGCGCGATGATCTTGTCCTTCTGGAAGGCGGCGTTCTGCGGCGTCGCAATGGCGAGCGGCAGCGCGTCGGCTTCGTCAAAGGTCATCTTCACCGGCGGGCCGCTCGGCTTCTTCCACTGCTGGTTGGCGTAGATCTTGGGGCCCTTGGCCGCATCGTACTCGTATACCGGGCGGCGCAGCAGCTGGCGCACGTACCAGTCGGTGTTGAGCAGCGACGTGTTCGCCACGATGACGTCCTTCCGGATGCCTTCGACTTCCTGCGCGTACCAGAGCGGGAAGGTGTCGTTGTCGCCGACGGTCACCAGCACGCCGTAGGGCTCGACTGAGTTGAGCAGGTCGCGGGCAAAGTCGGTGGTATCGGTCTGGCCGGCACGCGAGGCGGCCGTCCAGTTGCCGAAGAGCGGCACCAGCGCGATCGCCAGCACCGGGCTCGCGAACGCAAAGCTGTTCGGGCGCGGCTCGACGACGGTTTCCTTGCCGAGCTTGACCTCGTCGGCGCCGAAGAGCGTCGCCACCGTCTCCCAGAGGTAGAACAAGCCGAGCGCGGCCCACACCGACAGCGCCGAGAAGCTCCACAGGTAGAAGTAGTCTCGGTCACGGACTTCGCGCGGCACCGAGTCGCCGAGATCCGGCGCCTGGCTGTGCCCGTACTTGAAGTTCAGGTAGAAGATCAGCCCGAACGTCATCGTGAATACGAGCGGGCCGAAGAACCAGAAACTTCGTCGGTCCTTCTGGAAGTGCATCCATCCGCCGAGGCAGATGAGGATCGCGTAGAACACCGCGAGGCCGTTCTGGGCGCCCGGGCTTTCGTTGTACGCGTCGCGGAGCCACTGCCACTTGAAGTAGAGCCAGTACATGCCGAGCTGCGCCGAGAAGGGCGCCTGCCGCTCGGAGAGTTCCGGCTTGCCGTACTGACCGCGGTTGAAGTTGTACATGAAGCGGTCGTACGTGAGCTGGCTGAACGTGCAGCTCGCCTTGATCTCGGTGACGCACCCGGTGGGCTCGCCCTCGTTGATCGCGGGGAAGTGGGCGGCGCGAATGGGCTGCGTCGCGAACGGCGTCAGACCGAAAAAGAGCGCCACGCCCATGGCCACCAGCAGCTTCCAGCGCATAAGCGTCTGCGGCTTGCGGATGAGCACTGCAAAGCCCGCGGCCGGCGCGGCCAGCATGCCGGCCATGTGATTCGTGTAGCCCAGCCCCAGCAGGTATGCGACCAGCACCAGGATGCGGTCGGCCATGGGGCCGTCCGGATCATCACACCAGCGCACGACCAGCCAGCAGATCACCGCGAGGCCCACGAGCGACACGGTGTAGACCTTCTCATTGACGACCGACTGATTCCATACGGTGAACGCCGTGGCGCCAATCAGGACGGACAGCGCGCCGCCCATGATGCGCTGCCAGCGGCGCGGCATCCACTGCACGAGCACGCGCTCGGTGACCAGGAACCAGAAGGTGGCGGAGGCGGCACTCGACAACGCGGCCAGCACGTTGATGCGCATCGCCACCGAGGGCGCGATGGGCAGGATCGAGAAGACGCGCCCGATCAGCACGAAGAACGGATTGCCCGGCGGGTGGGGCAGACCGAGCACGTAGGCCGCTGCGATGTACTCGCTCGTGTCCCACATGGACGTGGTGGGCGCGAGCGTGATGAGGTACAGAACGAACGCGACGAGGCCTGCTATGCAGGCGGCGAGGTACGACGGCCGGTAGTCGAGCTCGGCCGCGGTGGCCCGGGATGCGGGGCGCGCGGCGGTCGCGGTAGCAGTGGCAGCGACGGTCATGGAGTGGACAGAATGGTCGGACACGCCCGGCTGGAGATCCGGCCGGGAAACCCAGTGTGGCGAGCCCCGGTAGGGGCCCCTTCTGGGGGTAACCCCTAAAGTTCGCACCGAATCAGGGGGGGCGGTAGCTTCGCGGGATGACTTCCCCCGTGAACACCCCCCATCCCAAGCGGGCGTTCCTGAAGGCCATGGGCGGGGCCGCGCTGGCGGCCCTGATCCCGGCCGAACGCCTGGCCGCCCTGAGCCGGCTGGCCCCTGAGGTGCTCGCCGCCCAGGACGATTTCTGGGTCGCCCTGCGCGGCCGCTACGTCCTGCCCAAGGCGTACATCCATCTCGAGCATGGCTACTACTCCATGCAGGCGCAGCCGGTGCTCGACGCCTTCGTGCAGCATGTGCGTGCGATCAACGTCGAAAGCTCGCACTACATGCGCACCGTGCAAGCCGAGAACAAGGCGCGGGTGCAGGCCAAGCTGGCGGCCATGGCGGGGTGCTCCCCGCAGGAGCTGATCATCACCCGCAACACCACCGAGTCACTCGACACGGTGATCGCCGGCCACACCTGGGCTGCCGGCGACGAAGCGGTGATGGCGGTGCACGATTACGGCGCCATGCTCGATCAGTTCGCCCTCATGGCGAAGCGCTGGGGCGTCGTGAACAAGACGGTCACGGTCCCGCTCGACCCCAAGAGCGACGACGAGGTCGTGCAGGTCTACGCCAACGCGATTACGCCGCGCACCAAGCTCCTGATGGTGTGCCACATGATCAACATCACCGGGCACATCCTCCCGGTGCGCAAGATCTGCGACATGGCCCACGCGCGCGGCGTGCCGGTGATGGTCGACGGCGCGCACGCCTTTGCGCAGCTCGACTTCCGCATCCCCGACCTCGGCTGCGACTACTACGGCGCCAGCCTCCACAAGTGGCTCGGCACGCCCCTCGGCGCCGGCCTGCTGTACGTGCGCAAGGATCGCATCAAGGGGCTCTGGCCGCTCTACGGTGACATGGGCGCGGCCGACGACGACATCCGCAAGCTCAATCACACCGGCACGCACCCGGTGCACACCGACCTCGCCATCGAAGACGCTATCGCGTTCCACGAGAGCATCGGCATTCAGCGCAAGGAAGCACGCCTGCGCTGGCTGCAGCAGTACTGGACCACGCGCGTGCGCGACATCCTCCGCGTGCGGCTCTACACCCCACGTGATCCCGCCCGCACCGGCGCGATCGCGAATGTTGGCGTGGATGGCGTGTCCCCCGGCGACCTCGCCACGCGACTCATGCAGTCGCATCGCGTTTTTACCGTCGCGATCGACGCGCCCGGCGTGACGGGGGTGCGGGTCACGCCGCAGTTGTTTACGACGACGGGGGAGTTGGATGCGCTGGTGGAGGGCGTGAGGAAGATCGCGAGGGGGTAGGGGAGCGGGGTTTGGGTTTCCTTTGAGAACCGAGAGCCGAGCTTTGAGCAGCGAGACGATGAGACATGAGCTCAGCTCTCTTATCTCAAGTCTCGTTGCTCACGGCTCGGCTCTCGGTTCTCAAACGCAACCCAAGCTCAAGTCCGCCTTAGTGCCGGAACAGTCTCTCCCCCGTAAACACCATCGCGATCCCATGCTCATCCGCCGCCGCGATGACCTCCGCGTCGCGCACGGATCCGCCCGGCTGCACGATGGCCTTCACGCCGGCGGCGGCGGCTTGATCGATGCCGTCGCGGAACGGGAAGAAGGCATCTGAACCGAGAGCGCAGCCAGTGGTCTGGTGGCCGGCGGTCGCCGCCTTGTGCACGGCGACGAAGCTGGCGTCTACGCGGCTCATCTGGCCGGCGCCGATGCCGATGGAGGCGCCGTCGCGGACGAGGATGATGGCGTTCGACTTCACGCTCGCCACGCTCTTCCAGGCGAACTCGAGGTCGTGCATTTCCTGCGCGGTGGGCTGGCGCTGTGAGACCACCTTCCACTGCGCGGGCGCGCTGGGGACGGGGGCGCGGTCCTGCACGAGCAGCCCGCCGCGCACGCGCTTGAGGTCCATCGCGTGCGCCGGCCAGGTGGCGGTGCCTTCGAGGACACGCAGGTTCTTCTTGCGGCCGAGGATCTCCACCGCTTCCTCGGCGAAGCTCGGCGCCACGATGCACTCCACGAAGAGGCTCGAGATCGCTTCGGCTGCCGCGACATCCACCGGCACCGAGAACGCGATCACGCTGCCAAAGGCGCTCACCGGGTCGCAGGCGTAGGCCTTCTGGTACGCCTCGAGTGCGCTGCCACCCACGGCGAGACCGCAGGGCGTGGTGTGCTTGATGATCGCGCACGCCGGCTGGCCGGCGAACGGTTCGATGGCGAGCAGGGCGCCTTCGAGGTCGAGCAGATTGTTGAACGACAGCTCCTTGCCGCCCTTCTGCACCAGCGCGCCGAGACCGGTGCCCGGCTTCTCGACATAGAAGGCGGCGCGCTGCTGCGGGTTCTCCCCGTAGCGGAGCGCCTGCTGCTTTTCGAAGGCCAGCGGATAGCGCTGCGGGAACGGCTCTCCGCGCTGCTGCGCGAACCACTGGGCAATGGCCGCGTCGTACGCGCTCGTGTGCGCGTACACCTTCTCGGCGAGCAGGCGGCGCAGCGCAGCGTCGTCAGTGCCGCCTTCGACATGGGCGAGCACGGTGTCGTAGTCGCTCGGATCGACGATCACCCACACGCTCTCGAAGTTCTTGGCCGCCGAGCGAAGCATCGAGGGGCCGCCGATATCGATGTTCTCGATCACCTCTTCCGGATGCACGCCCGGCTTGGCGGCCGTCTCACGGAACGGATAGAGGTTCACGACCACGAGGTCGATGGTGCCGATATTGTGCGCCTTGATCGCCTCCATGTGCTCCGGCAGATCGCGCCGCGCCAGCAGGCCGCCGTGGACCACGGGGTGCAGCGTCTTCACCCGGCCGTCGAGCATCTCGGGGAAGCCGGTGATCTCGCTGATGTCCTTCACGGCCAAGCCGGCGTCGCGGAGGGCTTTGGCGGTACCGCCGGTGGAGACGAGCTCGACGCCCTTCTTCGCGAGGCCTTGGGCGAAGGGGACGAGGCCGGATTTGTTGGAGACGGAGAGGAGGGCGCGCACGGGCGGGTTGTGAGGGGCGGAAGCGGGGACTTCGGAAGCTGGACGGCGGAAGCTGGACGGCGGGGGACGGCGGGGACTGCGGGAAGACGAACGGCGGGAAGACGTACTGCGGGAAGACTTACCGCGGGAAGACTTACCGCGGGAATAACAACCCGGCCTCCGCGGCGAACGCGTCGGGCTTCAAATCGGTGTCCTCGTGCATGCCGAATCGCCAACTCGGACTTTTGAGTGGGAGATCGGCGCCCAAATGCCCGTGGACTTGGTTGTCGTCGCCCAGTACGATGGTGCCGGCGGCGACGGCGGCGACGCAGAGGGGGAAGAGGCGATGCTCGACGCGGAGGACGCGGGCGCCGAGGGTGTCGGGGGTGTCGCCGGGGAGGACCGGCACCGGCCACTGGGCGATGATCGGGCCGCGGTCGAACTCTTCGTCCACGAAGTGCACGGTGACGCCGGTGATCAGGGCGCCGTGCGCGAGGACGGCGGTGTGAATGCGCTGACCGTACATGCCGGGGCCGCCGAAGGCGGGGAGCAGGGCGGGGTGCACGTTCAGGAGGCGCCCACGGAACGCGCTCACCACGGCGGCCGGCACGAGCTTGAGATAGCCGGCCAGCACGAGCACCTCGGCGCCGGCGGCGTCGAGCGCGGCGATCAGTGCGCCGCCGTCGCTGGCGTTGGTGACCACGTGCGTCGCGGCACCGGCAGCGGCGGCGCGGGTCAGGGCGCCGCAGTCGGCCTTGTCCGAGCCCACCCACACGACCTGACCCACGGCGCCGGCTGGACCGGCGAGGTGATCGAGGATGGCCTGCAGATTGGAGCCCCCGCCGGAGGCGAGGACGGCGATGCGCGCCGGACGGCGGGCAGATGCGGCGGCGGAGGCGATGGCGCTCGACATGCCGCCCAAGCTAGTCAGCCCGGGCGGGTGGCGCGATCAGCGGCGGGCTCGCTGGCGCCGCGGCCGATCCACGCCAACGCGTGGTGCACGGCGTCGAGCAGATGCGCGCCAATGAGGACGCCGCGCCCGGCGTGGCTGCGGGCCTGCTCCACGTCCTTGGCCGGCGACTCCACGCCCGGCACGAACACCCCGAGCCCGCCCACCGCGAGCGCCGGTTGCACATCGCGAAAGCGATCGCCGATGAACGCACTGCGGGCGAGGTCCAAGCCGTGGTCGCGCGCGGCCTCGCGATACATGCCGAGCCCCGGCTTGCGACAGTCGCAGGGCCCGGTCACCTCAGGCCAGTGCGGGCAGTGATAGGTCGCCAGCACCTGCGCGCCTTCGTTGACCAGCAGCGCCACGGTGCGGTCGCGCGTGGCGGCGTACTGCGCCTCGGTGATGAGACCGCGGGCGATGCCCGACTGATTGGTCACGATCACCACCGGCACGCCGGCCTCGTTCGCCGCGCGCACGGCTTCCACGGCGGTCGGCAGCAGCGCGACGCGCGACGCGTCGTTCAGATAGTGCGCATCGGCGATGATCGTTCCATCGCGATCGATGAACAGCGCCGGTGTGCCGGCGGTGGGTCTCATCGACGCGAGGGCAGGATGAAGAGGTCGGGCATCGTGTCGCGCTTCACCGGTGCTGGCGTGGGTGACGGGGCCGGTGGACGCGCCGGCGGTCGCCCGGTTGGTGCGCCCCCACGCCCGCCGGCGCCCGCTGGGCTGGCCGGCGCCTTGCCGCTGTCGGCCTTGGGCGGTTTGGGCGTCGTGAACGTGCGCGACGGGGACTTGTTGATGTCCGACAGACTGCGGACGCCCGTCACCTGCAGGCGGAACTGGCTCTGGGCCGGCAGCGCCGAGTCGAGCGTGACGATGATCTCGTTGTAGACCGCCGGCCGGTTCATCTTGGGGGGCGGCGTCGTGTCCTTCGGCGGTGCCGGTCGCGCATTGCGCCCACGGCGCGCCGCCGCTTCACGGGCGGCCGCGCGTGCCTGCTCACGCTTCATGCGCTCCACGTTCGCCACGCTGTCGGCCTTGCGCACCGCGGCGAGCGAATCGCGCTTGGCGCGCGCCGCCGGGGTCAGGCTGTCGTCCTTCGCACGCTGAATGCGATCGAGCGAGTCCTGCCGCGCCTTGGCCTTGAGCGAGTCGAACAGCAGCCGCTCGCGCGTCGTCTGCACGATCTTCACGCCCCAGTCGAGCGAATCCTTGGTGCGGATGCGCACCGAGCCGTTCGGGAAGATCTGCTGCGGACTGTACGGCTTGTCGAACGTGATCTTGAGCGTGCGATTGCTGTCGGACACCGCGACGTCCTGAATGCGCAGCCCCACCGTGTCGTGCTGGTAGGCATAGAACTCGATCGCCGCGTTCTGCGTGACCGTCGTGGGCATCGCATCCCACAGTTCAAGCGCGTCCTGCGTGCGGTTGCTGTTCTTGTCGGCAAAGGCGCGCAGCAGGTAGGGGCCGGGCGGGATGTTGCGGAGCTCGTAGCGCCCCTGCTCATCGGCCACGGCCTGATACGTGGTGCTGTCGGGGGCGACGGCTTCCACCACCGCCCCGTTCAGGCCCTTGCCGGCGCCCCAGTCGAACACCACCCCCTGCACGAGCGTGTTCGGGATGGCGCCGCCGGTGGAGAAGACGAGCTTGATGCTCGAATCCAGCGCGTTGTTGCGCAGATCGACGAGCCCCGGCTTGATCTGGATGGAGTAGACCGTGTTCGGCTTCCATCCCTTCGACGGCTTGATGTCGATATGATCGCGTCCCCAGCTCACGCGGGGTTCGCCACTCTTGGGGCTGATGAAGACCAGGTCGGCGAGGCTGCGCGACCCCTTCGGGATTTCGCTCACGACCTCATTGAAGCGCACGCGCACCGTATTGAGCTTGGGCGTGATCGTCATCGACTGCGGCGTGATCGACAGAATGACCGGCGGCTCCACATCCGGCGCCCCACCCGGCGGCGGCCCCTGATTGGCGCACGCCGCGACGAACGCCGTGGCGGCCGCCAGGAGCGTGCTGAACGCGCCCAGGCGGCGCCAGGCGGACTGCGCGTGCCCAGCGCTCACGCGCCGAACGCCGCGAGCTTGGCGCGGAGCTGCTCCGCGCGCGCCTGCCAATCGACGAGCTTCGCCCGCTCCGCCTCGACCAGCGCCGGCGGGGCCTTCGACACAAAGCTCTCGTTCGCCAACCGGCCCGCCAACGCCACGGTCTGCTTTTCGAGCTGCGCGAGCTCCGTCTGCAACCGCTGCTTCTCCTTCTCGAGGTCGATCATCCCGGCCAGCGGCACCACGAGTTCGATGCCGTTGCTCAGCAGCACCTGCGCGGCGGCGCCACCCGGCGCCGCCCCCACCACGGCCTTGGCGCGCGCGAGCGAACTCACCGTCGCCGCCTGCGCCTCGAGTACCCCGCGCAGCGCCTCGGGAGCCACCAGCACCGCATCCACCCACGCGCCGGGATTCACGTTGTACTCGGCGCGCACCTGACGGATGGCCTGCACGGCCTCCCGCACCAACTCGAAGTCACGACCGCGACCCGCCGGCACGCCGCTCGCCACCGGCCAGCTCGCCTGCGCGAGGAACGCGCCAGCCGGCGTCTGCGGCAGCTTCTGCCAGAGCGCTTCGGTAATGAAGGGCACGATTGGCTGCA
Encoded here:
- a CDS encoding amidohydrolase — protein: MRRPLLLALAFPAALFAQQPTQPPAGRGGMGGFRGGTQIKPGEECPPGMTEIRPRNCLAPDGAVPSIVDYRPKSTLVVPSVGMKWKAKFPVIDFHGHPTNAQLGSPEALERFGPTLDSINVQLMIAANVVSGDALVKGVTLVKNSPTMKDRVRYLTGINFNGVGTPGWAEKAVAQLEADAKAGAVGIGEISKGFGLSTKKADGSRLKLDDPELKPVWEAAARLKLPVFIHTADPQEFFRPVIDYKNERWLELSLFPERRYPQDRYPSFEALMAERDNLFKANPKTIFVAAHMGWHANDLPRLGKMFDEMPNVYGELGAVLYDIGRQPRVAHDFFVKYQDRILFGKDSFQPEEYPYYWRVFETKDDYFDYYRDYHAFWKLYGIDLPDPVLKKVYYQNALRLMPAIQVPGFPK
- the purN gene encoding phosphoribosylglycinamide formyltransferase, translating into MSSAIASAAASARRPARIAVLASGGGSNLQAILDHLAGPAGAVGQVVWVGSDKADCGALTRAAAAGAATHVVTNASDGGALIAALDAAGAEVLVLAGYLKLVPAAVVSAFRGRLLNVHPALLPAFGGPGMYGQRIHTAVLAHGALITGVTVHFVDEEFDRGPIIAQWPVPVLPGDTPDTLGARVLRVEHRLFPLCVAAVAAGTIVLGDDNQVHGHLGADLPLKSPSWRFGMHEDTDLKPDAFAAEAGLLFPR
- a CDS encoding DUF2723 domain-containing protein, producing the protein MTVAATATATAARPASRATAAELDYRPSYLAACIAGLVAFVLYLITLAPTTSMWDTSEYIAAAYVLGLPHPPGNPFFVLIGRVFSILPIAPSVAMRINVLAALSSAASATFWFLVTERVLVQWMPRRWQRIMGGALSVLIGATAFTVWNQSVVNEKVYTVSLVGLAVICWLVVRWCDDPDGPMADRILVLVAYLLGLGYTNHMAGMLAAPAAGFAVLIRKPQTLMRWKLLVAMGVALFFGLTPFATQPIRAAHFPAINEGEPTGCVTEIKASCTFSQLTYDRFMYNFNRGQYGKPELSERQAPFSAQLGMYWLYFKWQWLRDAYNESPGAQNGLAVFYAILICLGGWMHFQKDRRSFWFFGPLVFTMTFGLIFYLNFKYGHSQAPDLGDSVPREVRDRDYFYLWSFSALSVWAALGLFYLWETVATLFGADEVKLGKETVVEPRPNSFAFASPVLAIALVPLFGNWTAASRAGQTDTTDFARDLLNSVEPYGVLVTVGDNDTFPLWYAQEVEGIRKDVIVANTSLLNTDWYVRQLLRRPVYEYDAAKGPKIYANQQWKKPSGPPVKMTFDEADALPLAIATPQNAAFQKDKIIAQPRSQQLMKADQMIYFMIRDAYPDRPMFFSRTAGSYPYELGLERYVVTQGLAKKLMPEPVQPSADIVMVPGEGLMDVTRSKELWSNVFTAPKSLSARNGWVDDASVGIPDLYVITGVTIAEALAGTGNAAASDSLYQQSKAIATAMRRDKVFGFDRQPTMPQLPPAADTASKVPVAPPAAKK
- a CDS encoding HAD family hydrolase, which translates into the protein MRPTAGTPALFIDRDGTIIADAHYLNDASRVALLPTAVEAVRAANEAGVPVVIVTNQSGIARGLITEAQYAATRDRTVALLVNEGAQVLATYHCPHWPEVTGPCDCRKPGLGMYREAARDHGLDLARSAFIGDRFRDVQPALAVGGLGVFVPGVESPAKDVEQARSHAGRGVLIGAHLLDAVHHALAWIGRGASEPAADRATRPG
- the purH gene encoding bifunctional phosphoribosylaminoimidazolecarboxamide formyltransferase/IMP cyclohydrolase; the encoded protein is MRALLSVSNKSGLVPFAQGLAKKGVELVSTGGTAKALRDAGLAVKDISEITGFPEMLDGRVKTLHPVVHGGLLARRDLPEHMEAIKAHNIGTIDLVVVNLYPFRETAAKPGVHPEEVIENIDIGGPSMLRSAAKNFESVWVIVDPSDYDTVLAHVEGGTDDAALRRLLAEKVYAHTSAYDAAIAQWFAQQRGEPFPQRYPLAFEKQQALRYGENPQQRAAFYVEKPGTGLGALVQKGGKELSFNNLLDLEGALLAIEPFAGQPACAIIKHTTPCGLAVGGSALEAYQKAYACDPVSAFGSVIAFSVPVDVAAAEAISSLFVECIVAPSFAEEAVEILGRKKNLRVLEGTATWPAHAMDLKRVRGGLLVQDRAPVPSAPAQWKVVSQRQPTAQEMHDLEFAWKSVASVKSNAIILVRDGASIGIGAGQMSRVDASFVAVHKAATAGHQTTGCALGSDAFFPFRDGIDQAAAAGVKAIVQPGGSVRDAEVIAAADEHGIAMVFTGERLFRH
- a CDS encoding aminotransferase class V-fold PLP-dependent enzyme, giving the protein MTSPVNTPHPKRAFLKAMGGAALAALIPAERLAALSRLAPEVLAAQDDFWVALRGRYVLPKAYIHLEHGYYSMQAQPVLDAFVQHVRAINVESSHYMRTVQAENKARVQAKLAAMAGCSPQELIITRNTTESLDTVIAGHTWAAGDEAVMAVHDYGAMLDQFALMAKRWGVVNKTVTVPLDPKSDDEVVQVYANAITPRTKLLMVCHMINITGHILPVRKICDMAHARGVPVMVDGAHAFAQLDFRIPDLGCDYYGASLHKWLGTPLGAGLLYVRKDRIKGLWPLYGDMGAADDDIRKLNHTGTHPVHTDLAIEDAIAFHESIGIQRKEARLRWLQQYWTTRVRDILRVRLYTPRDPARTGAIANVGVDGVSPGDLATRLMQSHRVFTVAIDAPGVTGVRVTPQLFTTTGELDALVEGVRKIARG
- a CDS encoding Ig-like domain-containing protein encodes the protein MSAGHAQSAWRRLGAFSTLLAAATAFVAACANQGPPPGGAPDVEPPVILSITPQSMTITPKLNTVRVRFNEVVSEIPKGSRSLADLVFISPKSGEPRVSWGRDHIDIKPSKGWKPNTVYSIQIKPGLVDLRNNALDSSIKLVFSTGGAIPNTLVQGVVFDWGAGKGLNGAVVEAVAPDSTTYQAVADEQGRYELRNIPPGPYLLRAFADKNSNRTQDALELWDAMPTTVTQNAAIEFYAYQHDTVGLRIQDVAVSDSNRTLKITFDKPYSPQQIFPNGSVRIRTKDSLDWGVKIVQTTRERLLFDSLKAKARQDSLDRIQRAKDDSLTPAARAKRDSLAAVRKADSVANVERMKREQARAAAREAAARRGRNARPAPPKDTTPPPKMNRPAVYNEIIVTLDSALPAQSQFRLQVTGVRSLSDINKSPSRTFTTPKPPKADSGKAPASPAGAGGRGGAPTGRPPARPPAPSPTPAPVKRDTMPDLFILPSRR